CTTCTGGCGTGCTATTGTAAAGAGTCTCAACCATTGCCACAGTGCACGCTCATCTGTGTGTTTTTTGCCTGAGAAAGAATTTGTTGCCCATGATAATAACAATTTTGTTTTTTTCTATGCGATTATATTACACCTATTGCTTTTTTTGAAACGATTATCTTTTTATTGTGAAACTTTGTTTTTAGAATAATGCTATAATTCCACCTTCACAAATAACCCATTCTCAAATTTATATCTCCCCTGTCTTAATATTTTGTCCTTCACTTTCCGTAACTTTAACTACTACTTCAATTGTTGTAGGATTAAATTCCATTTCACTATAACTTATAATATCTATCTGGTTTTTTCGTTGAATCTCTATACTGTACATATTTCCCAAATACCAACCCTGTCTAATTATCACAATTCCTTATCCTATACCACCAATCTTTTTCTTAACCTACCTTCTCCTTGTCTTCTGTCCTATCTATACAGTACACAAATTCATATTTCTCTAACTTCCTTACTATTTCGATTTCACTGAATGGTTTTGCTGTATTTTCACATTTTCCCCCTTGATTATGCAATAGTCTTCATCCTTTTCTTTTGTCTCCACTACCAGTATATTCACACCTATACATAATATTATTCCCATTACCATATACTCATGCTTTAACTTCATCTCTTATCTCCTTTGACTCCTGAGTACATAATGTAGTTTATCAATGCTGCTTTTACAACAATAGCAGTATAATGTCTTTACAGGCAAATATCTCCCACTGGATTGTATTGTACCTGGATCATGTATCAAATAATCTTGTGCATCATACCATGCACCTGCAACTAAGGGAAATTGTCCAATTGTATAATGTTATGAGAATAGTATCATTTAAATAAATTTTTTTGTATTACTATATTGAATTGGTCATGTCAAAATCAGTATATCATTACTTTTATTTTTCTTCTCAGTTCTCGTAACACCAGTTCAATTCTATTTGTGTTAAGTAAGGTACTAATGCAAAATTTTGCTTGACAATTCATAAATTATTAACATCATTTTTAACATAAAATATAAATAATTCCCCTATAAAATATATCATTTCATGGAGGTTTATATGAAAAAGGGCGTATCTTTATTTGTTCTTCTTTTTCTTGTAGCAGCAATAAGCATAGCTGAAGCAGGTGTTGTGCGCCAGAATGCAGGTTGTGGCATTGGCTCAATGATTTTTGGTGATAAAGATGGATTGTTGTTTCAAATTTTAGCAACTACTACAAACGGCATTTGTGGCAACCAGACCTTTGGCATGACCTCAGGGACATTGGGATGTGCACCAATGAAAGGAATAGTATCAAATGAGAAAATTAATTTGTATGTAGCAGATAATATGGATAATCTGGCAAAAGATATTGCTAAAGGCAATGGCGAATACCTGGAAACTCTGGCTCTATTGATGAATGTTCCTGAAAGCGAAAAACAGCAGTTCTTTACAAAATTGCAGTCAAATTTTAATAAAATTTACACTTCAAGTGATGTATCATCAACTGAAGTAGTAAAGAATATTGAAGCAGTATTGCAGAATAGCTAATAATTTTATTTCATAATAGGGGAATATTGTTATTGCTCACATACATAAGGCACGAAAAGATAACTTCTATCGTGCCTTTTTTTATTATTCTAGTTTTTAGTTTTATATTACTTCCTTTTAATATATTGGGACAAGAAAAATATAACTATAAAGACACCATCTTAATACCAAACCAGCAAATAGCATCAAAAGATGAATTTAATAGTATCAACATTAATCAGCTGATATCTATTGCTCATACAAAAAAATTATCACAAAGCAATCAGTGGTGGTCATTACTTCATTATAAAAAAACTATTTTTGGGATAAAAAGTCTTGTTGATGACCCAAAATTCTTTCTTGCACCCAACGGTAAATATGACCCTGAAAGTGAGTTGGATGCCACGATACGGTATTTATTTTCGTATAATGAAAGTGAGAATCCAGTAACTCGTTTCATGGCACGGTATCAATGGTTGAAAAAAGAACTTAATGTTATTAGCCCCCATGAATATTATTGTGAAAAATACAAGGAAATAACATCCTTTAAGGATAATATTTCAGTTCAACTTGTATTTCCAACTGGTTATATTAATAGCCCTGCCTCAATGTTTGGGCATACACTTTTAACAGTACAGTCCCAGTATAATCCTGGATTACTGTCATCAGCTATAAACTATGCTGCAAATACCAACGAATCCTTTGGACCTCTTTTTGCTTTCAGAGGAATTTTTGGTTTTTATAAAGGTTACTTCTCTATAATGCCATATTACTTAAAGGTTCAGGAATACAGTGATCTGGAAAGTAGAGATATATGGGAATATAAACTTAATTTAGATCAGGATGAAGTTAGATTTATGCTTTTTCATATATGGGAGCTTGATAATGTATACTCTGATTACTATTTTTTTGACGAAAATTGCTCTTTCAATCTGCTCTACCTACTGGAAGTCACACGCCCTGATTCGCATTTAACTGACGATTTCTTTTTCTGGGTTATACCTATTGATACCATTAGAAAAGTTATCAATGCTGGATTTGTTGAAAAAACTTCATTTAGACCTTCTCGTGTAACAACTATTAATTATTTATTGTCCCAGCTTGATGGCAATCAAGTAAAAGCAGTAAAATCTATAGTAAACCAGAAAAATGAAATCTCAGCAGTAATACACAATTCATCTTTTACCCAGATACAAAAAATACAAATTCTAGATTGTGCTTCTGAATTAATTCAATATCGATATACAAATAAGGAATATACACAGAAAGAATATCAGGATATATTTATTAATGTTCTGAAAATCAGAAGTTCTATTGCAAACACATTAACATATACAATACCTCCTCCACCAAAGCCTGAAACTGGCCATTATTCAAGCAATGTTCAAGTACATGCTGGTAGATTTGAAAAATCAAATTATTCTGAATTTGTTTACCGCCCATCATATCATGATCTGTGCGATGACCCATCTGGATTTATTCCAGGATCCCAGATAATTTTTGGCGAAACAGCTTTGCGATATTATTACAATGATGACAAGCTATATTTACAACGATTAGAATTAATTAATATTGAATCACTTTCACCAATAAATCAATTGATAAAGCCATTAAGTTGGAAAGTGATTACTGGATTTTACCGAATACCTATTGAAAACAATAACAAAATTTTTGTGTATCAATTGAACACCGGTAGTGGATATACAATTGATATTTTCAAATGCCTTCAAATTTATGGTATGATAGAATTTTCTGGATTAATTAACAAAAGTTTTAATAATAATATTGAAATTGGGCCGGGATTCTCAATAGGTATTTTATTTCATCCATTCCAGAGCATACGTATCAGAAGCTACATGATGAATACCTATTATCTTTATGGCCAGGCTTTTAATTTTATAAATGTAAGAACTATATTGCAATACAATTTAAATCAAAGATTCAGTACACGATTTGAAATATTGAACTGGCACGATGAATGCTGGTATAATCAATTTTCAGGTGCATTGACTTTTTACTTCTGGTGAATATTACAATGAGCTATCGCCATATAAAAATAATTTTATCATGCATCTTATTTCTATTGGGATGCCTTGATAATGTTATCTATCATCCAGATAAAAATTTTCCTGCTATCAAAGACACCCCTTTCTCAGTAGAAGATGTATATATTAAAGTCAATGAATCGGTTACATTGCATGGCTGGTTTATCCCTGCAGTAAATGCTCATTTTACACTATGTTATTTCCACGGCAATGCCGGTAATATTGCTGACCGAATTGAAAAGATTTATTTATTTCACACAATCCCTCTTTCAGTTTTTATTATAGATTATCGCGGTTATGGAAAAAGTACTGGAAAACCTTCTGAAAGAGGGCTTTATAAGGATGCAGAAGCTACATGGAATTATTTGATTAATACCCGGAAACTATCGCCCAGAACAATTATTCTATATGGTGAATCATTAGGATGTCCTGTTTCGCTGTATTTAGCTAGCAAAATCAAACCTGCTGGTATTATTATTGATTCAAGTTTTACTGATGTTACATCAATGGTGAAGCACCATAGTCTGGGATGTATGGCCATATTTTTTAGCGAAAGTTACCCTGCAATTGAGTATATCAAAAAAATTGACATCCCAATCCTCATACTTCATAGCAAATATGATGAAACGGTACCTTTCTATATGGCTGAAGAACTGTATAGTGCTTGTTCATCTACCAAAAAGCATTTAGTGCAACTAAGAGGCGGGCATAATAATAATTTTATTGTTGATGCGGCTATCTACCGCAATAGTGTAAAAGAATTTGTCATATCTTTATCTACACAGGAGTAATCAAATTATGAAAAGGATATACATTCTTATATTTTTTTGCTTCACATCACTATTGTATACATGGGCACAAGATTGTATAATTGTACCTTTTAGTACTTTACGCATGCTTGCTGAAAGCCGAGTTGACCCATGTCCCATATGTCAGAAAAAACTACAGAAACAGGCGTTAACATTTCTTTCTAAAGAGATATATCCAAAAAAGTACCTCTATTTTGATAGCTCATGCACTCTTATTAAATCAGATAGATGCATGAGTAATGAGTTATTGCTTACAACTAACTATGATGACAAAATCACCATTAACGGCAAGGAAGCTACTCTCCCATTTATTATTTTTAAATTTTATACACAGCAACATCATATTGTGGGAATAGATGAAAAGGATTACACTAATGATGCAATTGAAACTAAATATTTGTCATTAATTAATAACAAGCCAGTTGTTGCTACGATAGAAGTAGTATCATATAAATATGGTGATTTTCCATCATTGATGTACATGCCAGAAAGAAATGCTCTAATTATTCATTGCAAAGTAACTGCCTTACAACAGGTACAGTAATGTTTAATCTACTCTAACGCCTGGGCCAGCAATGAAATTGGATGCACTACTTTATATTTAGTATTCATTTCAATTTGCCATTTACAGGTTTCACAGTCAGTTACTACAAAATCAGGTTGTGCCTGATCAATAATCCTGAAAAGCTCACTACCTACTGCCTGAGAGATGGCATAGTATTCATTTTTAAATCCATACGTACCGGATATACCGCAGCATTCTGAATGTAATATCTTTAGATTTAAACCCGGTATTTTTCGCAGAAGTTCAATGGTAAAAGCTACGCTTCCCATTCGTTCTAGGTGGCATGGCGAATGATATGCGACAGTATACGCAAGTGACTTTAATTTAAGTGTATTTCCCTTTTCAAATTCCTCAAGGACATACTGTGTAATGTATTCAACATTGCGAGCAATAGGGCTATTATCAAGTTCAAGTAAATTAGGATATTCATGTTTCAGTGCCAGTGAACAGCTTGATGACGCTGATACAATCTTTGCACTTTCATGAGGTAATGCTTTAGATAATACTTTTATATTATGCTTCCCATGTAATTGCGCTTTTTTAATATATCCATTTGCTATCAATGGTACCCCACAGCACTTCTCTTTAGTAATAATTACGCCTTTACCCAATGCATTAAGAACTTTAACAACATCTTTGCCAAGTTGCGGGTAATTGTAATTAACATAGCACCCATGAAAATAAACTACCTTGTCAATGTATTTATTTTGGTACTTACGTGCCTCTTTAAACCACTTTCTAAATGTCATTGCTGCATAATTTGGGAAAGTTCTTCCTTTGGGAATCTGGAAAATGAGGTCTAGCAAATATTTAACAATCCCCAAATGAGTAAAAAAATTGATAATTGTGGAAAACATAGTTCCAAAAGTTCCCATCAAATCTGTTCGGCTGAGTAGAAAATCACGAATTCTAAATTCTTTTTTGGAATACCGCCATTTGGCAGTCTGTATGATATCAGCAATTTTAACATCAGAAGGACACGCTATTTCGCATCGTTTACAATTTGAACAATACTTTAAGGATATATCAAGAAGCTCGGGGCTTTTTATTCGTAACCGCTCTGTATCAGGTCCTGACTGCTTTGGCCCTGGATACAGATGAGTAACACGTGCTACAGGACAATATATAGTACATACTGTACACTTAATGCAATGGTCAAAACTAATGTTTTCAAGCTTTATCATTGTGCTAACTCATACGATTATATAAATATATGATATGATTTGCAGCCTTAAATGCAGTGCTTATCGCCACACCGCTCCCACAACCTTCCCTAATTGGGTTATAATACCCAAGTATTGCTCCACAACAGTACACATTTTGGATAATATTATTATTGCTGTCATATGGCCTTAAGTTTTCATCTGTGATAACACCATATTCTAGGAAAGGATGTGAATGTGTATAAAAGAATTGCGGGCTATACCACTGGCGTCGTTCGGGTTCAAAATGAAGTTTCAGGTTAAATATAGGCTCATACATGTTATTGAATTCACTCACCATCCCTCCACTAAAAAAACTTCCAGTTGATAAAATATAAAATTTTGCCTCAAGAGGATTTTCAGGATGGTTTGCAGTATATACAGCCTGCACCACATCTTCTTTAATATCTGCTCGCACTACTTTATCCCCAGCAATAAACACGCCACCTAACTGTGCAAAGCGAGTTTTCAGCGCATTGTCAATTCGCATACCCAATATGGATGGTGGAAGTGTGGGCACCTCATAAATAAGAATACGGGTACGGCTCTGAAGAATATTGTGTACCTGATTAAAATTTTGTATTCCCATGATGGCAGGGATAATAACAAAATCAGCATCTTCAGCAGCAAGCCGTATAGTATCTGCAATTCTTATTACATTTTCTTCATCTTCAAAAATTCTTGCTATGTCTATTGATCTGAATTCATGAGGGTGTTTATTGCTATTAATCAATTGTGGCATCTCAATAATTTTTGGTACAATAGTGCAATCCTTGAACAAGGAATGTTTTGAAAGTTGCGACGCAGCCAGTTGCGGATGAAAATCTCTATAACCTTCAAAATTAATAATAACAATCTTTTTCATGGTTCTGAATCTGCTGTACACATCTTCATTAAAAACACTGCGTTGCGAAAAATATGTGGGCTTTAAAGTTCCCAAAGCAGTCACATGAAAATGGTTAAGGCTTTCATTATCATACAGATACACGTTTTGTGTTTCACATTCTTTCTTAAAAAAATGTAAAGCTTCAATGATTAAAGACTTGCCGCATTTTGTATAAGGATGCTGGGCGATAGTTCCTGTTAGGGAATCTATGGCTTCAAAAGGCTTATACACAACTTTGTTGTTGACATATCCCAACACATCAATTGAACCAGATGAGAAATGCAATGCACTCATTCCTGACGATATAATTGCAGTGTGTAATCCTTCTTTTGCACACCGTATACCAGCAGTTAATCCAGAAATGCCACCACCAATTATTATGCAATCATATTTCATTGTTCCTCTTCCTCAACAAGACCCAAACCAAATAATCCCTGATAAATCCAGTATGTAAATTCAAACTCTCTTAGCCCATCACCCCAGAGTACAGGCTTCATACCTTTAAAGCGTTCTTCAAGAAAATCCTTCAAAAGTTTTGTTGAAGTATCAGGAGTATATTCACCAAATTCGGTAAAAAGCCCTGCCGCACGATATGCACATAACTCGCCCTGGCATGGCCCCATACCTATTCGTGTCCTTCGGCGTAAATCTACAAGGTCTTTTACCTTAAGGTTTTTGATAGCATATTCTACTTCGCCCAATGTCACCATTTCACATTCACAGATAAGGCCATAATTTCTTTTTTGCAGACTCAAGATATTATGAACACGTTCACCATGGCGGTAATGTGTAGACCCAACAACTGAATTAGGAATACCGGTAAAATATTTTATCTTTTTGGTATAGCCAACTCTTTTCTCTGAGCCAGGCAATGGAATTTTGTGGGTTACACAACTTTTGTTATTACCAATCTTTTTTGCTACAAGATCAGTTGTCATCTGTGCCATAAGGCGATAAGTCATAAGTTTGCCGCCTGCTATTGTAATCAACCCCTGTACATTATCACGCTCCTTATGGTCAATAAGAACAACACCCCGGCTTATTTCTCTTCCATCCATTTCACCTGAAACTGCAACAAGAGGCCTCACCCCACAATACGCGCGCAAAACACGGGTTTTTGATACATTGGGAATTAATTTCTCACCATCTGCCAGTAAAACTTCAATTTCATCATCATCAACAACCAGTTCATCAATTTTTTCATAAGGGATTTTTCGGGAAGTTGTTCCAATTAATGAAACAGTATCTCCAGGGACTATAATATCACCATCTGAAGGTACTCTGCAACGGTTGACCACAACATTATTTATCCTATAGTCAATAATGACCATTGAACCTTTAGAAGGGAACATCTTAAGCTCAATGCCAGCAGTTTGGCATATATGCTGTCCCCATACACCTGATGCATTGACTATAATCGGTGCGTAGACCTCAAAATATTCCTTAGCTACTTTATCATAGCACTGAACACCAGCAACCTGATTTTGCTTAAGCATTATACGTTCTACTTCACTATGTGTAAAAACCAATGCACCACGTTCTACCGAATCTAAAATATTGGCAGAAGCAAGTCGGAAAGGATCAATGGTTCCATCAGGTACCCAGATTGCTGATAATATATTTGGGTTAAGGTTTGGTTCAATAGCCAGTGCTTTCTTAACACTTATTTCTTTTGCATCAATACCGGCAAACTTGCATGACTCAAGCAATCTGTTATGATAGGTTGGATCATCTTCTGGCAGTGTTACAAACAAACCACCGGTTGGTTCAATACAATGCCAAGCTATTTTTCTAAGAATTCGGTTCTCGCTGATACACTCAGTTGCTGACTCTAAATCTTTTACAGCATAGCGGGCACCTGAATGAAGCAGGCCATGATTGCGACCTGTAGTACCTGAAGCAATATCATTCTTTTCAATCAAAACTGCCTTTATGCCCCGGAGTGTACAATCACGTAAAACCCCGCATCCAGTAGCTCCGCCTCCAATTACGATGACTTCGGTTTCTAATGTTCTCACAGATACCCTTTTAAAATTTCAACATATATTTGTTACGATATTTTAAAAAATTTACTTCCTCTTTTAAAAAAAATAGCACAATAAATGATAACTTCTACTATCTCAAATTATTAATTAAATGAAAAACAACTCCATATGTTAAAACATAACCCTTCTAATTATTGTATTTATATCGTCATATATATTAATTCATATCGCTGGTAAATAGTAAAATTTTAAAAAATATTTATTGGTGCAGAATTAGTTAACGTATTGATGTATGATATCTGGCTTAAACATTCCTCTTATGAAGGTAATCATAAACTTGTCGGTCAGCTGATCTATTTCAGTTTCATTCAAATAAGGAACAGCCAGAACTGCTTGATATGCTATCATTAGGATACCGCCAATCAATATGCTGGTGGTAATTTGCAGATCAACTTCATCGCGCAAAATACCAAGATGTTTTGCAAGTCGCAAATCGTGTAATATGTGTTTTCTCAAATTCTTTTCAAATTCGCCAATAAGCTTTTGTATATGAGGATTAAAACCAAAGCCTGTTTTCAGCAAAATTGATGTGAGCTGCCTATCATTATTTAAGAATATAATAGTACGTTTTATTCTGTGACGAAAATATGATATAGGATCTAATTCTTTTATTTCCTGATGACTTATACTAACAGTTCGTTTCCACTCTTCAAGCGAACGTATCAAAAGGGATAAGAAAAGATCTTCTTTATTGCGAAAGTATTCATATATTGTCCCTTTGCCTATATGAGCAACTTTAATTACATCCTCAACATACGCCTCATAATACCCCTTTTCGGCAAATACTTGCTTTGCGCAATCAAGAATATGCTGCCTGCGCAATTCTGCTTTCATCACAACCCCTATTACATATATATTTTTTTATTTTTTAATAATAGTTGAAAATTCTATTAATTTGGTCAATAACTTTTTGTTTAATAGATTAACTAAATATCTTTTAACCAATCTTGCTTAGAGCTTCTTTTAAATCATCAAGAGTAAATGGTTTTTGCAAAAATACTGATGGCTTAATATCATGTAAAAATTCCTTATATGCATCATCTGAATATCCTGAAATAAAAATCACTTTTAATTGTGGAATAATAGATTTTAATTCATTATAAAGCGTGATGCCATTCATTTGAGGCATTACTATATCAGCAATTAAAATATTTACTGTATCTTTATATTTAACTGCCTCACTAAGTGCAGTAATTGGATCCTCAAAGGCAATAACCTCTTGATTAAGTAAAGAAAGCATTTTTTTTAACATTTCTAGTATAGTGATTTCATCTTCAACTACAACTATACTGTTTCTTTGCAGAATGACTCCCCCATCTTTTTTTGTTTCCTTAAATTGTATATCAGGGAATGTTTCAACATATTTTGGGAAAAATATATTAATTACAGTTCCCTTACCAGGCTCGCTATATATATTAATATAACCATTGAACTGCTTAACTATGCCATATACAGTGGACAAACCAAGCCCCGTACCTTTGCCCACTTCCTTAGTAGTAAAAAAAGGCTCAAATAGCCTGTCCATTGTTTCTTTATCCATACCACAACCATCATCTATGAACTGTATCATAACATATTCCCCAGGTTTACAACCCGGGTGTATTGAACAAAACTCCTGATCAAGTTGTCTGTTTCTTGTAATTATTTTAATAGTGCCTGTATCTTTAATAGCATCACGTGAATTTGAGGCTAAATTGGTTAGTATTTGAACAAATGTTGCAGTATCAATCCATATATCATGAACATCATCAGACAATTCTAATTTCAATTGTATATTCTCACCAATCATTGCAGACAACATTTTCTCATTACTTTTAATAATATAATTTGGATTTACGCGTATTGGATTAACTTTTTGTTGCCTTGAAAACGTTAAAAGCTGTCTGACAATCTCAGCGCTCCTTTTAGTAGCTTGTAATATTTCATCAACATCGTTGTATACAGAACTATCCCTCCCCAATTTTATTTTTATTAATTCCGCATAACCTGAAATTATACTCAGAATATTATTAAAATCATGGGCTACTCCACCAACTAATCTACCTAATGCTTCTAATTTTTGTGCCTGTCGTAATTGTTCCTGCAATTTTTCTTTTTGTTCTTCAGCTTCAAATTGATAGGTTAAATCCTCAACTATAGCTAGCCCGCCCACAACTTGGTTATCCACAACAAACGGCGAAAACAAAGCTCGCACTGGTGTTACTTTATTTGCTGTTGTTGACCTGTATTTTCCTTTATATTCTGACTGTTTTCCCTGTAAACACCTTGTAACTGCCTCAACAACCTGCGTGTCAGGTAATTTAAGAGTATTCAACCCAATTAACGCCTCTCGCGATGACCCAATAATATTTACAAAATTATCATTGCAAGCTGTTATCACTCCACTCTTATCAAATGCGTATATACCTACTGGTGCATTTTCAAAAATAAGCCTGAACAGTTCCTCACTCTCCCTCAGTGCTTCTTCTGCCCTTCGCTTTGCTGATACATCATGGACAATTGAAAACAAATATTGCTTACCACCAATCATTACCGCGCTGCTGTATACTTCAACATCACACACTGTTCCGTCTTTTTTTTGGTGTTTAAATTCAAAATACACACGCTTATATGTACGGGCTTCTTCCATACGTATTTTTATTTCATC
The genomic region above belongs to Spirochaetota bacterium and contains:
- a CDS encoding PAS domain S-box protein translates to MLLTLIHNITLLIALSVIWGPVVVLRKNYPNIYRVFSGLLFGFSAIAAMATPFVFEEGIIYDGRSVVIALSGLYGGGIASLVASCIAGTYRIILGGPGVYAGVASILVSALAGLIVRRIYNNTPTTIPLYNIISFAIITHVLVLLCQLLLPWPKGITVIIKIGLPYIITLSTGLVAIALIFNIMESRALALQKLQASADFLQDVLSITPSVLFSMNPIDYTFTWISPNVEVLFGYTTDEVVQRDWLKKILYTEDIPSFDMLLHDIAVHNYASMECRIYDKFSKIRWIDINLRAVRSEKGNVIGIFGSITDITQRKKLANELKESEERYRTIFANSKAIMLIIDPDTGNIVDANEAAAQFYGWSRKELQTMKIQQINTLPPDEIKIRMEEARTYKRVYFEFKHQKKDGTVCDVEVYSSAVMIGGKQYLFSIVHDVSAKRRAEEALRESEELFRLIFENAPVGIYAFDKSGVITACNDNFVNIIGSSREALIGLNTLKLPDTQVVEAVTRCLQGKQSEYKGKYRSTTANKVTPVRALFSPFVVDNQVVGGLAIVEDLTYQFEAEEQKEKLQEQLRQAQKLEALGRLVGGVAHDFNNILSIISGYAELIKIKLGRDSSVYNDVDEILQATKRSAEIVRQLLTFSRQQKVNPIRVNPNYIIKSNEKMLSAMIGENIQLKLELSDDVHDIWIDTATFVQILTNLASNSRDAIKDTGTIKIITRNRQLDQEFCSIHPGCKPGEYVMIQFIDDGCGMDKETMDRLFEPFFTTKEVGKGTGLGLSTVYGIVKQFNGYINIYSEPGKGTVINIFFPKYVETFPDIQFKETKKDGGVILQRNSIVVVEDEITILEMLKKMLSLLNQEVIAFEDPITALSEAVKYKDTVNILIADIVMPQMNGITLYNELKSIIPQLKVIFISGYSDDAYKEFLHDIKPSVFLQKPFTLDDLKEALSKIG
- the glpC gene encoding anaerobic glycerol-3-phosphate dehydrogenase subunit GlpC — its product is MIKLENISFDHCIKCTVCTIYCPVARVTHLYPGPKQSGPDTERLRIKSPELLDISLKYCSNCKRCEIACPSDVKIADIIQTAKWRYSKKEFRIRDFLLSRTDLMGTFGTMFSTIINFFTHLGIVKYLLDLIFQIPKGRTFPNYAAMTFRKWFKEARKYQNKYIDKVVYFHGCYVNYNYPQLGKDVVKVLNALGKGVIITKEKCCGVPLIANGYIKKAQLHGKHNIKVLSKALPHESAKIVSASSSCSLALKHEYPNLLELDNSPIARNVEYITQYVLEEFEKGNTLKLKSLAYTVAYHSPCHLERMGSVAFTIELLRKIPGLNLKILHSECCGISGTYGFKNEYYAISQAVGSELFRIIDQAQPDFVVTDCETCKWQIEMNTKYKVVHPISLLAQALE
- a CDS encoding DUF3015 domain-containing protein, which encodes MKKGVSLFVLLFLVAAISIAEAGVVRQNAGCGIGSMIFGDKDGLLFQILATTTNGICGNQTFGMTSGTLGCAPMKGIVSNEKINLYVADNMDNLAKDIAKGNGEYLETLALLMNVPESEKQQFFTKLQSNFNKIYTSSDVSSTEVVKNIEAVLQNS
- the glpB gene encoding glycerol-3-phosphate dehydrogenase subunit GlpB produces the protein MKYDCIIIGGGISGLTAGIRCAKEGLHTAIISSGMSALHFSSGSIDVLGYVNNKVVYKPFEAIDSLTGTIAQHPYTKCGKSLIIEALHFFKKECETQNVYLYDNESLNHFHVTALGTLKPTYFSQRSVFNEDVYSRFRTMKKIVIINFEGYRDFHPQLAASQLSKHSLFKDCTIVPKIIEMPQLINSNKHPHEFRSIDIARIFEDEENVIRIADTIRLAAEDADFVIIPAIMGIQNFNQVHNILQSRTRILIYEVPTLPPSILGMRIDNALKTRFAQLGGVFIAGDKVVRADIKEDVVQAVYTANHPENPLEAKFYILSTGSFFSGGMVSEFNNMYEPIFNLKLHFEPERRQWYSPQFFYTHSHPFLEYGVITDENLRPYDSNNNIIQNVYCCGAILGYYNPIREGCGSGVAISTAFKAANHIIYLYNRMS
- the glpA gene encoding anaerobic glycerol-3-phosphate dehydrogenase subunit A, with the protein product MRTLETEVIVIGGGATGCGVLRDCTLRGIKAVLIEKNDIASGTTGRNHGLLHSGARYAVKDLESATECISENRILRKIAWHCIEPTGGLFVTLPEDDPTYHNRLLESCKFAGIDAKEISVKKALAIEPNLNPNILSAIWVPDGTIDPFRLASANILDSVERGALVFTHSEVERIMLKQNQVAGVQCYDKVAKEYFEVYAPIIVNASGVWGQHICQTAGIELKMFPSKGSMVIIDYRINNVVVNRCRVPSDGDIIVPGDTVSLIGTTSRKIPYEKIDELVVDDDEIEVLLADGEKLIPNVSKTRVLRAYCGVRPLVAVSGEMDGREISRGVVLIDHKERDNVQGLITIAGGKLMTYRLMAQMTTDLVAKKIGNNKSCVTHKIPLPGSEKRVGYTKKIKYFTGIPNSVVGSTHYRHGERVHNILSLQKRNYGLICECEMVTLGEVEYAIKNLKVKDLVDLRRRTRIGMGPCQGELCAYRAAGLFTEFGEYTPDTSTKLLKDFLEERFKGMKPVLWGDGLREFEFTYWIYQGLFGLGLVEEEEQ
- a CDS encoding DUF4105 domain-containing protein, whose translation is MLTYIRHEKITSIVPFFIILVFSFILLPFNILGQEKYNYKDTILIPNQQIASKDEFNSININQLISIAHTKKLSQSNQWWSLLHYKKTIFGIKSLVDDPKFFLAPNGKYDPESELDATIRYLFSYNESENPVTRFMARYQWLKKELNVISPHEYYCEKYKEITSFKDNISVQLVFPTGYINSPASMFGHTLLTVQSQYNPGLLSSAINYAANTNESFGPLFAFRGIFGFYKGYFSIMPYYLKVQEYSDLESRDIWEYKLNLDQDEVRFMLFHIWELDNVYSDYYFFDENCSFNLLYLLEVTRPDSHLTDDFFFWVIPIDTIRKVINAGFVEKTSFRPSRVTTINYLLSQLDGNQVKAVKSIVNQKNEISAVIHNSSFTQIQKIQILDCASELIQYRYTNKEYTQKEYQDIFINVLKIRSSIANTLTYTIPPPPKPETGHYSSNVQVHAGRFEKSNYSEFVYRPSYHDLCDDPSGFIPGSQIIFGETALRYYYNDDKLYLQRLELINIESLSPINQLIKPLSWKVITGFYRIPIENNNKIFVYQLNTGSGYTIDIFKCLQIYGMIEFSGLINKSFNNNIEIGPGFSIGILFHPFQSIRIRSYMMNTYYLYGQAFNFINVRTILQYNLNQRFSTRFEILNWHDECWYNQFSGALTFYFW
- a CDS encoding TetR/AcrR family transcriptional regulator — translated: MKAELRRQHILDCAKQVFAEKGYYEAYVEDVIKVAHIGKGTIYEYFRNKEDLFLSLLIRSLEEWKRTVSISHQEIKELDPISYFRHRIKRTIIFLNNDRQLTSILLKTGFGFNPHIQKLIGEFEKNLRKHILHDLRLAKHLGILRDEVDLQITTSILIGGILMIAYQAVLAVPYLNETEIDQLTDKFMITFIRGMFKPDIIHQYVN
- a CDS encoding alpha/beta hydrolase, whose protein sequence is MSYRHIKIILSCILFLLGCLDNVIYHPDKNFPAIKDTPFSVEDVYIKVNESVTLHGWFIPAVNAHFTLCYFHGNAGNIADRIEKIYLFHTIPLSVFIIDYRGYGKSTGKPSERGLYKDAEATWNYLINTRKLSPRTIILYGESLGCPVSLYLASKIKPAGIIIDSSFTDVTSMVKHHSLGCMAIFFSESYPAIEYIKKIDIPILILHSKYDETVPFYMAEELYSACSSTKKHLVQLRGGHNNNFIVDAAIYRNSVKEFVISLSTQE